The Rhodocyclaceae bacterium DNA window TGAACGTGCCATCTCGTTTTACCCCTTGGTCGAGTTGCGCCGCCGCACGATCATGCTGCTCGTGCGCTTGTTCTTGCGGGTCTTGTAGCCCTTGGTCAGCTGACCCCACGGGCTCACCGGGTGACGGCCGGCGGCCGTCTTGCCCTCGCCGCCACCGTGCGGGTGATCGACCGGGTTCATCGCCACGCCGCGTACCGTCGGGCGCACGCCGCGCCAGCGCATGGCACCCGCCTTGCCGATCGAGCGCAGGTTGTGCTCGGCATTGCCGACCTCACCGATGGTGGCTCGACAATCGACGTGCACCTTGCGGATCTCGCCGGAACGCAGCCGCAGCTGGGCGTAGCTGCTTTCGCGCGCCAGCAACTGGACCGAGGCGCCTGCCGAACGCGCCATCTGCGCACCCTTGCCAGGCTGCATCTCGATGCAGTGGATCGTCGTTCCAACCGGGATGTTGCGGATCGGCAGGGTGTTGCCAGCCTTGATCGGCGCCTCAGAACCGCTCACCAGCTTCGCCCCGACCGCCACGCCGTTCGGCGCAATGATGTAGCGACGCTCGCCGTCGGCGTAGCACAGCAGCGCGATGTTCGCGCTGCGGTTCGGGTCGTACTCGAGCCGCTCGACCTTCGCCTCGATGCCGTCCTTGTTGCGCTTGAAATCGATCACGCGGTAGTGGTGTTTGTGCCCACCGCCCTTGTGCCGGGTGGTGATGTGGCCCTTGCTGTTGCGGCCGGCGTTCTGGATCTGCTTCTCGAGCAGGGGCGCGAAAGGCTCGCCCTTGTGCAACTCGGGATTGACGACCTTGACGACGGCGCGTCGGCCGGCGGATGTGGGTTTTACCTTGACCAGCATTTCAGCGCGCCTCCAGGCCAGCAAACACGATTTCCTGGCCTTCCTTGATCTGCACGTAGGCCTTCTTCCAGCTCCGACGACGACCGACGAAGCGGCCGAAGCGCTTC harbors:
- the rplB gene encoding 50S ribosomal protein L2 → MLVKVKPTSAGRRAVVKVVNPELHKGEPFAPLLEKQIQNAGRNSKGHITTRHKGGGHKHHYRVIDFKRNKDGIEAKVERLEYDPNRSANIALLCYADGERRYIIAPNGVAVGAKLVSGSEAPIKAGNTLPIRNIPVGTTIHCIEMQPGKGAQMARSAGASVQLLARESSYAQLRLRSGEIRKVHVDCRATIGEVGNAEHNLRSIGKAGAMRWRGVRPTVRGVAMNPVDHPHGGGEGKTAAGRHPVSPWGQLTKGYKTRKNKRTSSMIVRRRNSTKG